AATGACCGCTTAGCATCTGGTGAAATAACACAAGATGAGTTCCTTGTGGTAGCTCATCAGATTCGACAGCTGTTCCAGTaccaggaaggaaagcacagatGCAATGTGTGGGATAGCCCTACAGATGAAAAAGGCTCTTTGAAAAGGAAACCTCTTCTGTCTGATGCAGAGTTAACATACTATGAGCATAAAGCTAAACTGAAAAGAACACAAGTTCAGCATTCATTGTCAAGACTTGATCTCTTGGATCCTGATGATATTTTGGATTATCATGTACCTGACGCGTTGCTTTCTGGAATTGAATGTGAGCAAGCGAAAGCAAAGCGTGGAGTgcagtttgaaagaaaagaacccTTTGGAGAAAGATCAAGACGGCACTCTCCTGTAAGTGGCACAAGCAGACCCTTTGCTGATAACCTTTCACCTCTGGAGGGTCGACGAAGGCTTGAGGAACAAAATGCTACTAAAGGAGGAAGGGGTTCGAAAAACTTCGACCCTTATGACAACTGGGGAGAATCGGATGAATTCAGAGATGCTATCAGACAGCAGGGAAAAGGTACAACAGAGTTCCAGAAGATCGATGGTGATGCAGTCTGTAGGTTTGATAACCGTGAAGAAAGACAGCTGCTTGGGAAAGCTGGTATGtatttttgccttattttatatgctctttttaatgcaccctaGGTTTATCATTGGTCTCGTTGGCCACAGGGGCCTACTGTTGATACATGGTCAACcttttgtccaccaggacacctaggtccttctctgcacagtgctttatcttcttttattttcttctctttcaggtGTTCGAGATGAACCCAGATCACCATTTAATGAACGCTTCAAAAGAGCTAGATATGAAGACCCAGATAAAGAACCGTTTCCAGACAGTCCAGGGTCAAGATTTGGAGGCATAGAAGCAAAGCCGAGAATAAGTGCACTAATGGAAGACAGACCTTTATTTGATGGCTCATCTAGACCATCTGCTGCAAGAGTTGGGGCAGATGGACAAGGAAGTCCTTTTATTGATAGTCCTACTGCTGGTTCAAGTTCTAGAATTGATGGGCCACCTGGACAGGCTGCTCTGAGATTTGAGGGGCCTTTGGTGGGGGCAGGTGCTTCTCAGTTTGATGGGCCCCTGGCAGGAGCAGGGGGAGCTGGAGCCCTAAGATTTGATGGGCCACCAGGGCAGCTGGCAGGGGCTCTCAGGTTTGAAGGACCTCAGGGACAGGTTGGTGGGGGAGGTCCTTTGAGGTTTGAGGGACCTCTTGGGCAGATAGGTGGGCCATTGCGGTTTGAGGGGCCTGCAGGCCAGCCTGTTGGTGGTCCTAGATTCGAAGGACCTGGAGTTGGTCTCAGGTTTGAGGGACCCCGTGGTCAGCCTTCAGGTGGTCTCAGGTTTGAGGGACCTCATGGTCAACCTCTGGGGCCTCGAGGTCAGCCAGGAGGTGGTCTCAGGTTTGAGGGACCGCATGGTCAGCCCTTGGGGCCTCACGGTCAACCAGGAGGTGGTCTCAGGTTTGAGGGTCCGCATTTACAGCCATTGGGGCCCCATGGTCAACCTGGAAGTGGCCTCAGATTTGAGGGGCCACATGGGCAGCCTATGGGGCCACATGGACCATCAGGAGGTGGGCTCAGATTTGAGGGGCCACATGGACCGCCAGGTGTAGGGCCCAGGTTGATTGATGGACCAGTGCACCAGGGCGTTGGTGGACTTAGGTTTGATGGTCCAATGGGACGGACCGGTCCGAGATTTGATGGCTGTCATGCTGGGTTTGATGGTCAACCTGGACAGCTGTCTCTTTTGCAAAGATTTGATGGAATTCATGGACAGCCCGGCCCAAGATTCGAAAGGGCTCCTGGCCAGCCTGCACAGCCACGATTTGATGCAGCCATACCTCAAAGATTTGATGGTCCTCACCAGCCAGCCTCGAGATTTGACCTGCCCCTTGGCATTCATGGTGCACGTTTTGAAAATATGGCTGGCCATCCTGCCTCACGATTAGAGATGTCGCCATATGGACAAAGCGGTCCGTTTGTTGACCATCCCGGACAGGGCTACAGCGGACCAGCTCATGGGATGCAGTTCCAAAGGCCTGAAATGTTTGACAGTTCACTAGGACCAAATTTCAGTGGGCCAGCCGGCCCAGGAGCACAGAATTTTTCATTGAGAGCATCTGGACATTATTTTGATGACAAACTTCAAGGTTCACAATACGGAAACTTCAATAATATGTCAATGGGAGGTCATCAGGTAAGAACTGATTCTAGTAAATAATTTGCTTAAGAGAATTATTCTTGTGTAGAAAATTAGGAGTTTTTCctctaaaagcattttttttttgcagactAAAAATAACCTTAAGTAGTATGTAGATGATTCAAGGAAAGGGGAAGGCATAAGTCTTTGtttttagaaattaaaagccAGTTCTTTGCAACcattttgtagctaagaataTAGCACTTACATCAgtgttttagtttgaaaatgaattaagtAATTGGAAGAATGCGATGTTTTCTCTTATACAAAGCATGTTCTCTACAAATCATGGCAGATTATTGAAGCGAATATACATAATTACTTTTTCTGAGAGatttagaattaaaatgaacaaaaataattgtgGTCTTTTTGGAGACATCCATAAGTTGGGAGTAGTTGAGAAAGATGCAGGCTTTTAAGCTATGGCTTCTGAAGAGTGATCATGGCACTGGCAGGCTTTATGGTTTCAGTTGTCCTTGCTATTGCTTGTTGGAAGTGCTCTCttctaaatgagaaaataattataaatcAGTGAATACAATATCTGTTTTCCCAGTAGACTGCAGGTTGTAGGGAACATACTACAAGCATGCtgtaaaaattgtttttctttctgaagtttcttGCAGCTGGCTTGCTGAAAATCCATCTTTCAGGATGCGTTTCATATCATGGGTACTATCTCAGTTATTAGATAAAATCTCATTGTGACCTTGATGAATGTTTAGCAGTTTCTTTTGTGATTAGCTCTGTTTTTTTGGTGAAAAGGATCGCTTTGAAATACGTTGAGTGGAAAATGTGCTTGAAGGGTGGGcaagtaaaagaaaagtttgtttGGCTGTTAGGCAAAATGAGTATtgctttctgatatttttctgaTGGGGAATGAAAATGATGCCAAGGTTTGGTAATTGGGGGATCCTTCGCTATGAAACTGACAAAGTAATAGgagcatttaaatatatatggaaCAGAGAAATGCATAGAGGTTAATGATGGAATAATTTAAAACCAATTGCCTTGCCAAGAATGCTTAAATGCTTAATTTTACAGGTTTCGCACATGTCTGCTCAGACAGGACCTTATGGCCAAGGTCAACAGTATTTACCAAATCCTGGAAGCTTTGTTCAGAACCCTGCAGGTACTGTAATAGTTAACTTCCTTCTGTGTCCTTTGGTCCGTTCTCTGTTCATGACCACAAAAATTAGTGCTGTACTGTGGTGGTGCAGTGCGTCCTTGTACACTAAAGGGCATCCTTCTCTGTGGAATGGCAGTAGGTGGGGTTTCAGGAGTACTTTAATCTCTCCAGGGGTTTTTCTCAAGCAATGAGTGCTTTAACTGCGTGGTTTTGGTATGTAGTTtatactttaaaacaaaacagaaccaccAAAACCAATTTTTGGATGCTTTTCGTATGGCAGAAGGGCACCTCAATTAGCCAGGCTGAATAAACATTCCCACTATTTTAATTGTTAATAATAAAAGTCTTGTTTCAAGTTGTAAATTATTTAAGTAGATGGATTCTTGTGAGATCTTTAagcacagaacaagaaaatactATGTTTTACATGGGAATTTCAGTACAAAACAGGTAGATTGCATTTCAAAATACTTACATTACGAAGGAAGTTGTAGGGGAGGAAATGAGGCAAAAGTTACGCATGAGGCAAACTGAAGTGGATAAATAGATTGAAGtgaaaaatggaagtaaaaagGGTTAGAAGGAAAAGAGTGTTGTGAAATGCTAACCTTTGGTTTCCTTGAGTGTTGTGACGTTATTTCCCCTCTCCTAGGAGGAGCTGTTCCACATTCATATCCTGATAACCACCTTGGTCAGCTCGATGTCAATGAACTGTTTGCTAAACTGTTGTCAACAGGAATCCTCAAACTATCAAAAACGGATTCCACTTCAGCACGTATGTAGATTTCATTACATTCTGACTCTCCAGTTTATGCGTAGCTGAAGTGTAAAGTGAAGTGTAAGAACTTTGTGAGCTCcagcattcttttttcttaaatggatCTTTGTCTGTGGGAAACCATTTGGTGTGTGTGATAAAGTGAATTATTAACTTTCTAAATGTATCTTACTTACATTATTTAgaccttctgttttgtttttttttcttgccccACCTCAGTAACTTGTTAGTGATTATAATCAGATTCCTGTCAGcctctgaaatatttctctctctctgaatACTGAATTTTAGTGCCAGAAGCTTAGATGTAGTGTCATGTTAAATTGCCATTCAGAGTTGCATGTTGTCTTTTGTATGCTTTATAAAGCTATGAGACTAACTCAGCTCTTAGCGCGTTCAGGTTAGTGTAGTCAGGTTATATTTATTagtatttgaataaaaataatatccaAGAGCACCTTATTTCGTACTGAAAATGAGCTGAAATTTTGatgaaattctttcttttgaagaagcaaatgaaacatCGGCTCAGCCAGCTGCTGAAGAGGAGGATGATGACCAGGGTGATCACGATGTCCCAGACCTCACGAACTTTAAAGTTGAAGAACTCAGACAGTGCGTATTGCAGCATGAGCTTACTCTGCACTAGGAATAATGGCATGGTGGTATCTAGGTGGTTAATCCAAGGCGGTTTAGTAGGTGTGATATAACAGTGCTAGCGTGTTCCTTGTGAGTAGTTTATGCTTATTTGAATGCTTTTTAATGTACTTACTTTGAATGCTTTGTCTGTGTCAAATGCTTTAACCTTATAGGAGAATCATGCTCTTCTTCTGCTCTTGAGGTCACTTGAAACAACTTACTGAGAAActtcccatttctttccaaagaagtgttaacttctttttgttttcctaggCGTTACGATAGCGTTATAAATCGACTATACACTGGAATTCAGTGCTACTCATGTGGAATGAGATTTACTACTTCACAGACAGACGTTTATGCAGACCATTTAGATTGGCACTATCGTCAGAACCGTTCAGAAAAAGACGTTAGCAGAAAAATTACACACAGAAGGTGGTACTACAGCGTAACGGTGAGCAATGCAGGACGTGGGCCTCGTTAATTAGGGCTGGATTTGGTGTTTCACATACATGCTGTGGGATTGCGGTTGAAATTGTATTATCATTGGAGTTTGGTGATCAGTGATGTATGAAAACTACTTGAAATatcagacaaaagaaaaagctgttacGTGGTGAACAATAAGCAGCTTGCAGttatctgtgctgctttggttGAACTGAGAATGAAAGGAAAGTTGAAGTATAACAACCTTTCACGGACTGTTTCGGTTTAACGAACTAAGACTGATTATATCAGTTACTTCAGggattccatttttcttttttttttaatgtattttttaaccATTTCTGGCTGTTTATGATTGTGAATGAATACTTGTCCTTAGGATTGGATTGAGTTTGAAGAAATAGCCGACCTTGAGGAGCGTGCAAAAAGCCAGTTCTTTGAAAAAGCTCATGAAGAAGTTGTACTAAAGACACAGGaagctgcaaaagagaaggaGTTTCAGAGTGTGCCTGCTGGACCAGCTGGAGCAGTTGAGGTGAGTTCCAGTTTGCCTGCCGTAGCCCATATGGTCTGCAAGCAGACTGAAGTCTTGTTTTTGTGCAGTCACTTGCTAGGTTTTGCATTTGTGTATGtaacatttgtttccttttggcAGTAGCAGTATAAATAAGCAGTAGTTCAATAACCTCTATGCCTGTTCTGTCATTGAAAGGGAGAAGTGTGTTGTGTGTTTCCATAGAAAGCATAAATCAGGGAAGCTTGTTGGATTTCCAAGTAGGAAATGGTTGCTTGGGATTCAGTAAGTGATAACCTTAACTGAATTTTTGTTGCCTTTACACGCATACAAAAAGATTGTTCTTTACAAGATGGGCATTTGGAAGAGCTGTCATAATCTTCTGACTTGAAAATAGCCATCAGATCTGCATTTTGGTAGGCCAGTGGCTGTAGCAGTGAAATACAAACGTTCTTACACGCTTAAACCTACAAGAAACTAAGTGACAAAGCCACAAAGgcttttgt
The sequence above is a segment of the Excalfactoria chinensis isolate bCotChi1 chromosome 1, bCotChi1.hap2, whole genome shotgun sequence genome. Coding sequences within it:
- the PCF11 gene encoding pre-mRNA cleavage complex 2 protein Pcf11 isoform X1; this encodes MSAPESSAGSSEAREDACRDYQSSLEDLTFNSKPHINMLTILAEENVPFAKDIVSLIEAQIAKAPASEKLPVMYLMDSIVKNVGREYLTAFTKNLVATFICVFEKVDENTRKSLFKLRSTWDDIFPLKKLYALDVRVNSLDPAWPIKPLPPNVNTSSIHVNPKFLNKSPEESSASTSAATSGASTPPAVPEIQKNLTQEQLIRQQLLAKQKQLLELQQKKLELELEQTKAQLAVSLSVQQGSSSIPSVPAPSKPHVSQTPHMAVKTPTQASLQSEKIKPSPSPPLHDVKIVNRDPRLNRMSQHSSHAKDQSHRKEFPPSASGQSDTKASKTSQSEKQSSTKPEKMKAGEKPQKKEPDQLETKSKSPSPLKNKLPNTKDTKTQESESTKVSEMSKRDPRLKKHLQEKPESKGDEVKEKRRNTEKKEKDEHKTSEHRPVGSRNKTVNGVVQKQDVTTEESEKQGGKQGRSSNRKRSRSRSPKSRSPSTHSPKRRERRSPKRRLRSLSPTSSTPKIGKIRQIGPKQSHAEEASQGARDERNSNKRNVKQEVRDPRRVKKSQEDRPQEVASQHSTKASPDPKENAENWQGSKAGKRWKSGWEENKNSQQTEEHQAVGKSPHQRHRENWPAAKGILSPRAPKQQHRLSVDANLQIPKELTSASKRELLKKANDRLASGEITQDEFLVVAHQIRQLFQYQEGKHRCNVWDSPTDEKGSLKRKPLLSDAELTYYEHKAKLKRTQVQHSLSRLDLLDPDDILDYHVPDALLSGIECEQAKAKRGVQFERKEPFGERSRRHSPVSGTSRPFADNLSPLEGRRRLEEQNATKGGRGSKNFDPYDNWGESDEFRDAIRQQGKGTTEFQKIDGDAVCRFDNREERQLLGKAGVRDEPRSPFNERFKRARYEDPDKEPFPDSPGSRFGGIEAKPRISALMEDRPLFDGSSRPSAARVGADGQGSPFIDSPTAGSSSRIDGPPGQAALRFEGPLVGAGASQFDGPLAGAGGAGALRFDGPPGQLAGALRFEGPQGQVGGGGPLRFEGPLGQIGGPLRFEGPAGQPVGGPRFEGPGVGLRFEGPRGQPSGGLRFEGPHGQPLGPRGQPGGGLRFEGPHGQPLGPHGQPGGGLRFEGPHLQPLGPHGQPGSGLRFEGPHGQPMGPHGPSGGGLRFEGPHGPPGVGPRLIDGPVHQGVGGLRFDGPMGRTGPRFDGCHAGFDGQPGQLSLLQRFDGIHGQPGPRFERAPGQPAQPRFDAAIPQRFDGPHQPASRFDLPLGIHGARFENMAGHPASRLEMSPYGQSGPFVDHPGQGYSGPAHGMQFQRPEMFDSSLGPNFSGPAGPGAQNFSLRASGHYFDDKLQGSQYGNFNNMSMGGHQVSHMSAQTGPYGQGQQYLPNPGSFVQNPAGGAVPHSYPDNHLGQLDVNELFAKLLSTGILKLSKTDSTSAPNETSAQPAAEEEDDDQGDHDVPDLTNFKVEELRQRYDSVINRLYTGIQCYSCGMRFTTSQTDVYADHLDWHYRQNRSEKDVSRKITHRRWYYSVTDWIEFEEIADLEERAKSQFFEKAHEEVVLKTQEAAKEKEFQSVPAGPAGAVERCEICREQFEQYWDEEEEEWHLKNAIRMHEKIYHPSCYEDYQNTSSFDCTPSPSKTPVENPLNIMLNIVKQETDESCDSPQVKEEPDDTPAACGEESTPASIVVKTEPDESV
- the PCF11 gene encoding pre-mRNA cleavage complex 2 protein Pcf11 isoform X2, whose amino-acid sequence is MSAPESSAGSSEAREDACRDYQSSLEDLTFNSKPHINMLTILAEENVPFAKDIVSLIEAQIAKAPASEKLPVMYLMDSIVKNVGREYLTAFTKNLVATFICVFEKVDENTRKSLFKLRSTWDDIFPLKKLYALDVRVNSLDPAWPIKPLPPNVNTSSIHVNPKFLNKSPEESSASTSAATSGASTPPAVPEIQKNLTQEQLIRQQLLAKQKQLLELQQKKLELELEQTKAQLAVSLSVQQGSSSIPSVPAPSKPHVSQTPHMAVKTPTQASLQSEKIKPSPSPPLHDVKIVNRDPRLNRMSQHSSHAKDQSHRKEFPPSASGQSDTKASKTSQSEKQSSTKPEKMKAGEKPQKKEPDQLETKSKSPSPLKNKLPNTKDTKTQESESTKVSEMSKRDPRLKKHLQEKPESKGDEVKEKRRNTEKKEKDEHKTSEHRPVGSRNKTVNGVVQKQDVTTEESEKQGGKQGRSSNRKRSRSRSPKSRSPSTHSPKRRERRSPKRRLRSLSPTSSTPKIGKIRQIGPKQSHAEEASQGARDERNSNKRNVKQEVRDPRRVKKSQEDRPQEVASQHSTKASPDPKENAENWQGSKAGKRWKSGWEENKNSQQTEEHQAVGKSPHQRHRENWPAAKGILSPRAPKQQHRLSVDANLQIPKELTSASKRELLKKANDRLASGEITQDEFLVVAHQIRQLFQYQEGKHRCNVWDSPTDEKGSLKRKPLLSDAELTYYEHKAKLKRTQVQHSLSRLDLLDPDDILDYHVPDALLSGIECEQAKAKRGVQFERKEPFGERSRRHSPVSGTSRPFADNLSPLEGRRRLEEQNATKGGRGSKNFDPYDNWGESDEFRDAIRQQGKGTTEFQKIDGDAVCRFDNREERQLLGKAGVRDEPRSPFNERFKRARYEDPDKEPFPDSPGSRFGGIEAKPRISALMEDRPLFDGSSRPSAARVGADGQGSPFIDSPTAGSSSRIDGPPGQAALRFEGPLVGAGASQFDGPLAGAGGAGALRFDGPPGQLAGALRFEGPQGQVGGGGPLRFEGPLGQIGGPLRFEGPAGQPVGGPRFEGPGVGLRFEGPRGQPSGGLRFEGPHGQPLGPRGQPGGGLRFEGPHGQPLGPHGQPGGGLRFEGPHLQPLGPHGQPGSGLRFEGPHGQPMGPHGPSGGGLRFEGPHGPPGVGPRLIDGPVHQGVGGLRFDGPMGRTGPRFDGCHAGFDGQPGQLSLLQRFDGIHGQPGPRFERAPGQPAQPRFDAAIPQRFDGPHQPASRFDLPLGIHGARFENMAGHPASRLEMSPYGQSGPFVDHPGQGYSGPAHGMQFQRPEMFDSSLGPNFSGPAGPGAQNFSLRASGHYFDDKLQGSQYGNFNNMSMGGHQVSHMSAQTGPYGQGQQYLPNPGSFVQNPAGGAVPHSYPDNHLGQLDVNELFAKLLSTGILKLSKTDSTSAQANETSAQPAAEEEDDDQGDHDVPDLTNFKVEELRQRYDSVINRLYTGIQCYSCGMRFTTSQTDVYADHLDWHYRQNRSEKDVSRKITHRRWYYSVTDWIEFEEIADLEERAKSQFFEKAHEEVVLKTQEAAKEKEFQSVPAGPAGAVERCEICREQFEQYWDEEEEEWHLKNAIRMHEKIYHPSCYEDYQNTSSFDCTPSPSKTPVENPLNIMLNIVKQETDESCDSPQVKEEPDDTPAACGEESTPASIVVKTEPDESV